Proteins from a genomic interval of Pseudoalteromonas aliena SW19:
- a CDS encoding fimbrial biogenesis chaperone, with protein sequence MKLLKFFILVVYGCQLLISFSSHADLLISPTRVSFDERQRVAKVIVINNGDEYRTYRLSWQEKTAKPEGGYITHPSDQISPTALSSMVRMSPSQVRLAPGERQIVKLALRKPKNLADKEYRSHLLFQALPNEDKSKSTKMGIKINMILSYSIPVILRQGAIQPQVSIEAIELVKNEQNNALLVSLARKGNYSAFGKVDAFYKANNASEEIKVSMLSDYSIYAEVPLAKLTLNFFEKNVISGAGKLRIVYSGLREYQGVIFAEKTVNLNANSVGLLN encoded by the coding sequence ATGAAGTTATTAAAGTTTTTTATTTTAGTCGTCTATGGCTGCCAGTTATTAATTAGTTTTTCGAGCCATGCAGATTTACTTATTTCCCCTACAAGGGTGTCTTTTGATGAACGCCAAAGAGTGGCTAAAGTAATCGTAATAAATAACGGTGATGAATACAGAACTTACCGTTTGTCATGGCAAGAAAAAACCGCTAAACCAGAAGGGGGGTATATTACTCACCCTAGCGATCAGATAAGTCCTACTGCGCTTAGTAGCATGGTGCGCATGAGTCCATCACAAGTGCGATTAGCGCCAGGGGAGCGTCAAATAGTTAAACTTGCCTTACGTAAACCCAAAAACTTAGCAGATAAAGAGTATCGCTCGCATTTATTATTCCAAGCATTACCAAACGAAGATAAAAGCAAATCGACAAAAATGGGCATTAAAATCAACATGATTTTAAGTTACTCAATACCCGTTATTTTGCGCCAAGGTGCAATACAGCCTCAAGTTAGTATTGAGGCAATCGAGCTGGTAAAAAATGAGCAAAATAACGCGCTGCTTGTATCACTAGCACGAAAGGGTAACTACAGCGCTTTTGGTAAAGTAGACGCTTTTTATAAAGCAAATAATGCGAGCGAAGAGATTAAGGTATCTATGCTAAGTGATTACAGTATTTACGCTGAAGTACCTTTAGCTAAGCTAACACTCAACTTCTTTGAAAAAAATGTAATTAGTGGTGCTGGTAAATTACGGATTGTATATTCAGGCCTTCGAGAGTATCAAGGTGTAATATTTGCAGAAAAAACCGTTAATCTAAACGCTAATTCAGTGGGATTACTAAACTGA
- a CDS encoding DUF4402 domain-containing protein produces MIKPILLLSAFYSVNALSQVTVLEPLSFGTIVVVENTPSSSVTLLPSGTSSGTNIHIMRNGYPAELLFEGFGARVQINITDSGVHQPLTRINGGTAFTLDNIIYANSIVTNAYGMATLKIGGQLSASGDGQLYLDDNYSTTVEITIAY; encoded by the coding sequence ATGATAAAGCCTATCTTACTACTAAGTGCGTTTTATAGCGTAAACGCACTTTCTCAGGTAACCGTTTTAGAGCCACTTAGCTTTGGCACAATTGTGGTTGTTGAAAACACACCAAGCAGCTCAGTCACATTACTACCAAGCGGTACTAGCTCTGGAACAAATATACACATAATGCGAAATGGATACCCTGCAGAACTGCTATTTGAGGGATTTGGGGCACGCGTTCAAATAAATATTACAGACTCAGGAGTTCACCAACCGCTTACTCGAATCAATGGCGGGACAGCGTTTACACTTGATAATATAATTTATGCTAATTCGATAGTCACAAATGCCTATGGCATGGCCACTTTAAAAATAGGTGGACAACTAAGTGCTAGCGGCGATGGTCAGCTTTACTTAGATGATAATTATTCAACAACCGTTGAAATAACAATTGCCTATTAA
- a CDS encoding DUF4402 domain-containing protein, with the protein MNQSIKIASIATALSLISLNVSAETASFNAGVKVQNAFTFTKTADLDFGTIRATADTAATETATLVLAANPATAATTASTDATAAEIAVLAAGSPASFSVSGVSPFATLSITGTGITGAISPVTAPAGTAGFTLGTPTYYVLTGATPNSVATTTIQVDSTGAATFNVGATLTTDATTPASDYIDGDYSGTFTLLLDY; encoded by the coding sequence ATGAATCAATCAATTAAAATAGCCTCAATTGCTACTGCACTGTCACTAATCTCACTTAACGTGTCAGCTGAAACTGCGAGCTTTAACGCGGGCGTAAAAGTACAAAATGCGTTTACTTTTACTAAAACAGCAGACTTAGACTTTGGAACGATACGCGCTACCGCTGATACAGCGGCGACAGAAACAGCCACTTTAGTTTTAGCTGCAAACCCAGCAACCGCTGCTACAACAGCATCTACTGATGCGACAGCAGCAGAAATTGCAGTATTAGCTGCGGGCTCACCGGCTTCGTTTTCAGTATCAGGTGTTTCACCATTTGCTACGCTTAGCATTACCGGTACCGGTATTACAGGTGCAATTTCACCAGTAACCGCACCTGCAGGAACGGCTGGTTTTACTCTAGGTACGCCAACGTATTATGTACTTACAGGCGCTACACCTAACAGCGTAGCGACAACGACCATCCAAGTTGACTCAACAGGTGCTGCAACATTTAATGTAGGCGCAACGCTTACTACAGACGCTACAACGCCAGCTAGTGATTATATTGACGGTGATTATAGTGGTACATTCACATTATTACTGGATTATTAA
- a CDS encoding SPOR domain-containing protein: MKFILYISLLLLFLGGCSSQTDDVSELDDVVRMEQIKPYLDQWDNNKSKINRLSEIEGDLLMLIKALSMQTNLDTLPDEMRTEVNLVQHSAVEKKTNTLSNTGVIEEDIASMYGVKLGSYLKQQSASNTVVKLKQSYPNIFNVFQYRVQTESKSNTQLYKLIAGPFKNKQDAYYFCKIISRINLSCKLSPFEGIII, from the coding sequence TTGAAATTTATATTATACATATCACTTTTATTACTTTTTCTTGGTGGGTGTAGTAGCCAAACTGATGATGTTTCTGAGCTAGATGATGTCGTTCGTATGGAGCAAATAAAGCCTTATTTAGATCAATGGGATAATAATAAAAGTAAAATCAATAGACTCAGTGAGATAGAAGGTGATTTACTGATGTTGATTAAAGCACTTTCAATGCAAACTAATTTAGATACACTCCCAGATGAAATGCGCACTGAGGTTAATTTAGTGCAGCATAGCGCCGTAGAGAAAAAAACCAATACGCTGAGTAACACAGGTGTTATTGAGGAAGATATTGCGTCTATGTATGGGGTTAAATTAGGAAGTTATTTAAAGCAACAAAGCGCATCAAACACGGTTGTTAAATTAAAACAAAGTTATCCTAATATATTTAATGTATTTCAATACCGAGTACAAACAGAGTCTAAAAGTAATACGCAGCTTTATAAGTTGATTGCTGGACCATTTAAAAATAAACAAGATGCATACTATTTTTGTAAAATTATTTCGCGAATTAACTTATCTTGTAAATTATCTCCGTTTGAGGGAATAATAATTTAA
- the galU gene encoding UTP--glucose-1-phosphate uridylyltransferase GalU, protein MKAVIPVAGLGTRMLPATKAIPKEMLPVVDRPLIQYVVNEAVSAGIKEIVLVTHSSKNSIENHFDTSFELEATLEKRVKRQLLAEVQAICPKDVTIIHVRQGEAKGLGHAISCAAPIIGDEPFVVILPDVIIDDVESNLKKDNLAEMITRFKETQHSQIMVEPVPMAQVNQFGVVDLGDVDLQQGESSPILNMVEKPPVDEAPSNLAVVGRYVLSKNIWPLLAKTPQGAGDEIQLTDAIAMLMEHEKVDAYAIKGRSHDCGSKIGYLKATIEFALRRDEFAGELRTFIKTLVK, encoded by the coding sequence ATGAAAGCAGTGATCCCAGTAGCGGGCCTTGGTACTCGCATGTTACCAGCCACAAAAGCAATTCCTAAAGAAATGCTTCCTGTAGTAGATCGTCCTTTAATTCAGTACGTAGTAAACGAAGCCGTGAGTGCAGGTATTAAAGAAATAGTATTAGTAACGCATTCAAGTAAAAATTCAATCGAAAATCACTTCGATACCAGCTTTGAATTAGAGGCGACTTTAGAAAAACGTGTTAAGCGGCAACTACTTGCCGAGGTGCAAGCCATTTGCCCTAAAGACGTAACAATAATACACGTACGCCAAGGTGAAGCTAAAGGTCTTGGGCATGCAATTAGCTGCGCCGCGCCTATTATTGGTGATGAACCGTTTGTGGTTATATTACCGGATGTAATTATTGATGATGTAGAAAGTAATCTTAAAAAAGACAACCTTGCTGAAATGATTACGCGCTTTAAAGAAACCCAGCATAGCCAAATTATGGTAGAGCCTGTGCCAATGGCGCAAGTGAATCAGTTTGGTGTGGTTGATTTAGGAGATGTTGATTTACAACAAGGTGAAAGCTCACCTATTTTGAATATGGTAGAAAAGCCACCGGTTGACGAAGCACCATCAAACTTAGCTGTTGTAGGGCGTTATGTATTAAGTAAAAATATTTGGCCGTTACTGGCAAAAACTCCGCAAGGTGCGGGCGATGAAATTCAGCTAACAGATGCTATTGCAATGTTAATGGAACACGAAAAAGTAGACGCATACGCAATTAAAGGCCGTAGCCATGATTGTGGAAGCAAAATTGGCTATTTAAAGGCAACTATTGAGTTTGCCCTTCGTCGTGATGAATTTGCTGGCGAGTTGAGAACATTTATTAAAACATTGGTAAAATAA
- a CDS encoding thymidylate synthase has product MKQYLKLCQRIVDEGQWVENKRTGTRCLTVINADLEYDVANNQFPMITTRKSYYKAAIAELLGYLRGYDSAEQFRDIGCKTWDANANDNKAWLNNPHRKGEDDMGRVYGVQGRAWQRPDGSTLDQLAKVINNLKNGIDDRGEIISFYNPGEFELGCLRPCMHTHTFSLLGDTLYLTSYQRSCDVPLGLNFNQIQCFVLLALVAQITGHKAGKAYHKIANAHIYENQLELMHDVQLTREPFASPQLKINPKIKSLEDIETWVTRDDFEVVGYQCHEAIQYPFSV; this is encoded by the coding sequence ATGAAACAATATTTAAAATTATGTCAGCGCATCGTTGACGAAGGACAGTGGGTAGAAAACAAACGTACGGGCACACGTTGTTTAACCGTTATTAATGCTGATTTAGAATACGATGTTGCTAATAATCAATTTCCGATGATTACCACGCGTAAAAGCTACTATAAAGCGGCGATTGCTGAGTTATTAGGTTACTTACGTGGTTACGACAGTGCCGAGCAGTTTCGTGATATCGGTTGTAAAACATGGGATGCTAACGCAAACGATAACAAGGCATGGCTCAATAACCCTCACCGTAAAGGCGAGGATGACATGGGCCGAGTGTATGGCGTACAAGGTCGTGCTTGGCAACGACCAGATGGTTCAACGCTTGACCAGCTTGCTAAAGTAATTAACAACTTAAAAAACGGTATCGATGATCGCGGTGAAATAATTTCGTTTTATAATCCCGGTGAATTTGAGCTGGGTTGTTTGCGCCCGTGTATGCATACGCATACGTTTTCATTACTTGGTGATACGTTATATTTAACGTCGTATCAGCGCAGCTGTGATGTGCCACTTGGCCTAAATTTCAATCAAATTCAGTGTTTTGTATTATTAGCGCTAGTGGCTCAAATTACTGGTCATAAAGCGGGTAAGGCTTACCACAAAATTGCCAATGCACACATATACGAAAACCAACTTGAGTTAATGCACGATGTACAGCTAACACGAGAACCGTTTGCGTCACCTCAGTTAAAAATAAATCCAAAAATTAAATCATTAGAAGATATCGAAACGTGGGTAACACGAGACGACTTTGAAGTCGTTGGTTATCAATGCCACGAAGCAATTCAATACCCATTTTCAGTATAA
- the lgt gene encoding prolipoprotein diacylglyceryl transferase — protein MALEFPQIDPIIFSVGPLSVRWYGLMYLIGFAFAMWFANRQASKPNSGWTKDQVSDLLFYGMLGVILGGRIGYVLFYQFSYFIENPLYLFRIDQGGMSFHGGTLGVITAVAIFSWTRKKSLLQVGDFVAPLVPVGLLAGRIGNFINGELWGRVSDVPWAMVFPTGGPLARHPSQLYEAFFEGLVLFLIMLWFIKKPRPAGSVAGVFLLGYGVFRFCIEYFRQPDAQLGLFADFISMGQILSLPMIIGGLGLLIWAYKQPPQVTAAKA, from the coding sequence ATGGCACTTGAGTTTCCTCAAATTGATCCAATTATTTTTTCAGTTGGACCGCTAAGCGTGCGCTGGTACGGATTAATGTATTTAATAGGTTTTGCGTTTGCAATGTGGTTTGCTAACCGTCAAGCATCAAAACCAAACTCTGGTTGGACTAAAGACCAAGTCAGCGATTTACTCTTTTATGGCATGTTAGGTGTAATACTTGGCGGGCGTATTGGTTATGTGCTGTTTTATCAGTTTAGTTATTTTATAGAAAACCCACTGTATCTATTTAGAATAGATCAGGGAGGGATGTCGTTTCATGGCGGAACGTTAGGCGTGATCACTGCGGTTGCTATTTTTTCGTGGACGCGTAAAAAATCACTTCTTCAAGTCGGCGATTTTGTTGCACCATTGGTCCCAGTCGGATTGTTAGCTGGGCGAATTGGTAACTTTATTAACGGTGAGCTGTGGGGGCGAGTTTCAGATGTGCCATGGGCAATGGTATTTCCAACCGGCGGTCCTCTTGCGCGTCACCCATCGCAGCTCTACGAAGCGTTTTTTGAAGGCTTAGTATTGTTTTTAATAATGCTGTGGTTTATTAAAAAGCCTCGCCCAGCAGGTAGTGTCGCGGGTGTGTTTTTACTAGGTTATGGCGTGTTTAGGTTTTGCATTGAATATTTCCGTCAGCCGGATGCGCAGTTAGGATTATTTGCCGACTTTATTTCAATGGGGCAAATACTTTCACTTCCTATGATAATAGGTGGTTTAGGCTTATTAATTTGGGCATATAAACAACCACCACAAGTAACGGCAGCTAAGGCATAA
- a CDS encoding sulfite exporter TauE/SafE family protein: MYDLGLLVASCALLGCIVGFLAGLLGIGGGLIIVPVLSAMLLSFDVTSADHVLVIAIATSLASILFTSTSSALAHHKNDNVPWSIAPWVMSGVGLGALISGFAASFIPEQILRIVFAASVVFIATRMVLSTRNKPLSEKPLPAGPILGAFSAIMGGLSGLIGIGGGALIVPMLNYFSVDIKKAIGCAAACGIVIAFFGSIGYISAGWQVTDLEHGFAGFVYLPALFGIVITSWFVAPIGAKATHYLPVNTIKKIFAVLLVVIAIRMIFS, from the coding sequence ATGTATGACTTAGGGTTGTTGGTCGCAAGCTGCGCACTACTAGGCTGTATTGTCGGTTTTTTAGCCGGTTTATTAGGCATTGGTGGCGGTTTAATTATTGTGCCTGTACTTAGCGCTATGCTGCTCTCATTTGATGTAACGTCAGCGGATCATGTACTTGTGATTGCTATTGCAACATCGCTTGCCTCTATTTTATTTACCTCAACTTCTTCAGCGCTGGCTCATCATAAAAATGATAATGTGCCTTGGAGCATTGCCCCGTGGGTTATGTCGGGAGTCGGTCTCGGTGCGCTTATTAGTGGTTTTGCGGCAAGTTTTATTCCAGAGCAAATATTACGTATAGTGTTTGCTGCAAGTGTCGTTTTTATTGCAACAAGAATGGTGCTCTCTACACGCAATAAGCCGCTGTCAGAAAAGCCACTACCAGCGGGTCCTATTTTAGGTGCGTTTTCGGCAATCATGGGTGGCTTATCAGGATTAATCGGTATTGGCGGTGGGGCACTTATCGTTCCTATGCTTAATTACTTTTCGGTTGATATTAAAAAAGCAATTGGTTGTGCCGCTGCATGTGGAATTGTTATCGCATTTTTTGGCTCTATTGGCTACATAAGTGCAGGCTGGCAGGTTACAGATTTAGAACATGGTTTTGCTGGGTTTGTGTATCTTCCAGCATTATTTGGGATTGTAATTACATCGTGGTTTGTTGCGCCTATAGGGGCTAAAGCAACACATTACTTACCTGTAAATACAATAAAGAAAATTTTCGCGGTGCTGCTAGTGGTTATCGCAATTAGAATGATTTTTAGCTAA
- the ptsP gene encoding phosphoenolpyruvate--protein phosphotransferase, whose product MLATLRAIVESVSRQANLDSALVCFVQMVKDAMKTQCCSIYFADYSQDNFILMATEGLNPDAVGKFRIGFTEGLVGLVAQREEPINIAFAKSHPRFKLSPEVNEEGYNAFLSVPVVHQKKVLGVIVVQQKVARVFSQDEESFLITLSAQLASQLAHAEIKEVLRQEESSHQTSVLKGVSSAPGIGIGQAFVLLPKLDFKSIELQKNSDVVEQQRLFTQAVAATRKEFNTLSMTLSDSIPQEALAVFDVYQQLLDAKSLGHNVEIQLQQGWCAKSALKIVIERLISQFNAMQDPYIKERAVDVKDIGLRVLHHLVNTERAVKDYPSNTILIASTVTPAMLAEVPKGCLSGVVSVSGSVNSHASILTRAMGIPAIWGIEDLPLLQFNGKTMILDAFAGRLYISPSQMLVDEYTRLQYQDSLLNNRFLKEQYSEAVTLDGKHISLRLNAGLELNTEQSSVDVCDGVGLYRTEAWFMQKGQFPSQLEQENWYREVLTSYYPKPVVMRTLDIGGDKVLDYFNFTEENPFLGWRGIRISLDHPELFLDQLKAMLKANMGLGNLKIMLPMISGTEEVDESLALFEQAYFELSEKYPAQVIEKPAVGIMLEVPSSLFMIPEWSKKVDFCSVGSNDLTQYLLAVDRSNARVAQLFNPYHPAVLRALKQIASDCEYHQMPFSLCGELGGDPEGAILLIAMGYRRLSMNLSSLNKVRWVVRRLNASDMKTLLAACLAQSSAKQVLRLTRNFMIEHGLGDLFYTPK is encoded by the coding sequence ATGCTGGCTACACTCAGAGCTATTGTTGAGTCTGTTTCGCGACAAGCGAATTTAGACAGTGCTTTAGTGTGCTTTGTGCAAATGGTGAAAGATGCCATGAAAACCCAGTGCTGCTCTATTTATTTTGCTGATTACAGTCAAGATAACTTTATACTTATGGCTACCGAAGGGTTAAACCCTGATGCGGTTGGTAAGTTTAGAATAGGTTTTACAGAAGGTTTAGTGGGCCTCGTTGCACAGCGTGAAGAGCCAATTAATATCGCATTTGCTAAATCTCATCCACGATTTAAGCTCTCCCCAGAAGTGAATGAAGAAGGTTATAATGCTTTTTTATCTGTGCCAGTAGTGCATCAAAAAAAAGTATTAGGCGTTATTGTCGTTCAACAAAAAGTCGCTCGTGTATTTAGTCAAGACGAAGAATCGTTTTTAATTACACTTTCAGCGCAACTTGCTTCACAGTTAGCTCACGCAGAAATAAAAGAAGTACTACGTCAAGAAGAGTCATCTCATCAAACATCCGTTTTAAAAGGCGTATCAAGCGCACCAGGTATAGGAATTGGACAAGCATTTGTACTACTTCCCAAGCTTGATTTTAAATCGATTGAACTGCAAAAAAATAGCGATGTAGTAGAGCAACAGCGTTTATTTACGCAAGCAGTGGCTGCTACGCGCAAAGAGTTTAATACCCTATCAATGACGTTAAGTGATTCTATTCCACAAGAAGCACTCGCGGTATTTGATGTATACCAACAACTGCTTGATGCTAAAAGTTTAGGCCATAACGTAGAAATACAATTACAACAAGGCTGGTGTGCTAAGAGTGCATTAAAAATTGTAATAGAGCGTTTAATATCGCAATTTAACGCTATGCAAGACCCGTATATAAAAGAACGTGCTGTTGATGTTAAAGATATTGGTTTGCGAGTACTACATCATCTTGTAAACACAGAGCGTGCAGTAAAAGATTACCCATCAAATACAATACTTATCGCCAGTACGGTAACGCCTGCAATGCTGGCTGAAGTGCCTAAAGGATGTTTATCGGGGGTTGTCAGTGTTAGTGGCTCGGTCAATAGCCATGCGTCTATTTTAACGCGTGCAATGGGGATCCCTGCCATTTGGGGAATAGAAGATTTACCTTTGTTGCAGTTTAATGGCAAAACGATGATTTTAGATGCGTTTGCTGGGCGTTTATATATATCGCCTTCGCAAATGCTGGTTGATGAATATACGCGGTTGCAATATCAAGACAGCTTGCTTAATAACCGTTTTTTAAAAGAGCAATACTCAGAAGCGGTGACACTTGATGGTAAGCATATTAGTTTACGTTTAAACGCGGGGCTTGAGCTTAATACAGAGCAAAGCAGCGTTGATGTTTGTGATGGAGTTGGGCTTTACCGTACTGAAGCATGGTTTATGCAAAAGGGGCAGTTTCCTTCGCAACTAGAGCAAGAAAACTGGTATCGAGAAGTCCTAACAAGCTATTACCCAAAACCAGTGGTTATGCGCACGTTAGACATAGGTGGCGATAAAGTACTCGATTACTTTAATTTTACCGAAGAAAACCCGTTTTTAGGTTGGCGCGGTATTCGTATAAGCCTAGATCATCCCGAGCTATTTTTAGATCAACTCAAGGCCATGCTTAAAGCCAATATGGGGTTGGGTAACTTAAAAATTATGCTCCCGATGATCAGTGGCACTGAAGAAGTTGATGAATCACTTGCTTTATTTGAGCAAGCCTATTTTGAACTTAGTGAAAAATACCCAGCGCAAGTGATAGAAAAGCCCGCAGTGGGTATTATGCTTGAAGTACCATCGAGCCTATTTATGATCCCTGAATGGTCTAAAAAAGTCGATTTTTGCTCTGTTGGCAGTAACGATTTAACACAATATTTATTAGCGGTTGATAGATCAAATGCACGGGTTGCACAGTTATTTAACCCATATCACCCAGCAGTGCTCAGAGCGTTAAAGCAAATAGCGTCTGATTGCGAATACCATCAGATGCCATTTAGCTTATGCGGAGAGCTTGGTGGTGATCCCGAAGGCGCTATTTTACTTATTGCTATGGGATATAGGCGTTTAAGTATGAATTTATCGTCACTCAATAAAGTTAGGTGGGTGGTCAGGCGTTTAAATGCAAGTGACATGAAAACATTACTGGCAGCATGCTTAGCCCAGTCTAGTGCAAAACAGGTATTGCGCTTAACGCGCAACTTTATGATCGAGCACGGGCTTGGTGATTTGTTTTACACTCCCAAATAA
- the rppH gene encoding RNA pyrophosphohydrolase encodes MIDAEGFRANVGIVICNNQGQVFWARRYGQHSWQFPQGGVDDGETPEQTMYRELHEEVGLRPEDVEIVASSKHWLRYKLPKRLIRRDSSPVCIGQKQKWFLLKLRCEDEDVNLLKTHHPEFDDWRWVSYWYPVRQVVSFKRDVYRRVMKEFAPFAMPFNKREQHKDHWRNKR; translated from the coding sequence GTGATTGATGCCGAAGGTTTTCGTGCCAATGTCGGAATTGTAATTTGCAATAATCAGGGACAGGTCTTTTGGGCTAGACGTTATGGACAGCATTCTTGGCAATTTCCCCAAGGTGGTGTGGATGACGGCGAAACGCCAGAACAAACCATGTACCGTGAATTACACGAAGAAGTAGGGTTGCGACCAGAAGATGTAGAAATAGTCGCAAGCTCAAAACATTGGTTACGCTATAAATTACCCAAACGATTAATCCGCCGAGACTCAAGTCCGGTGTGTATTGGGCAAAAACAAAAATGGTTTTTATTAAAATTACGTTGTGAAGACGAAGATGTAAATTTACTTAAAACTCATCATCCTGAGTTTGATGATTGGCGCTGGGTCAGTTATTGGTACCCTGTAAGGCAGGTTGTATCGTTTAAACGGGATGTTTATCGACGCGTAATGAAAGAGTTTGCTCCTTTTGCGATGCCTTTTAATAAGCGAGAACAACATAAAGATCATTGGCGAAATAAAAGGTAG
- the mutH gene encoding DNA mismatch repair endonuclease MutH gives MRPTKPHSINDLIKRVNNIAGLTLGQLANEYNFKTPDDLLREKGWTGQLIEYVLGATAGSKPLPDFEDLGIELKTLPISYKGKPLETTFVSVTPLVNVTGMTWHASSVRKKLNHVLWLPILSERDIAPFDRTIGSGFLWQPTPEQDALLQRDWEEQMELIALGRVDEISGHLGDAMQIRPKAAHSKIVTDAIGPNGQIIKTLPRGFYLKTSFTGDILKQQFQL, from the coding sequence ATGCGACCAACAAAACCACATTCAATTAATGATCTAATAAAGCGGGTTAATAATATTGCAGGGCTTACGCTTGGCCAATTAGCGAATGAATATAATTTCAAAACACCGGATGATTTATTACGAGAAAAAGGCTGGACGGGTCAACTAATAGAATATGTTTTAGGCGCGACAGCAGGCTCTAAACCCCTTCCTGATTTTGAAGATCTAGGCATTGAGCTAAAAACACTGCCAATTTCATACAAAGGAAAACCGCTAGAAACAACATTTGTATCGGTCACACCATTAGTGAATGTTACAGGAATGACATGGCATGCTAGCAGTGTGCGTAAAAAGCTAAACCATGTTCTGTGGTTACCCATTTTAAGTGAGCGCGATATAGCACCATTTGATAGAACAATTGGCAGTGGCTTTTTATGGCAGCCCACACCAGAACAAGACGCTTTATTACAGCGTGACTGGGAAGAGCAAATGGAGCTTATTGCACTGGGTAGAGTTGATGAAATATCAGGTCATTTAGGTGATGCAATGCAAATTCGGCCAAAAGCCGCCCATAGTAAAATAGTAACCGATGCCATTGGTCCTAATGGGCAAATAATTAAAACCCTACCCCGTGGGTTTTATTTAAAAACAAGCTTTACTGGTGATATTTTAAAGCAGCAGTTTCAGCTTTAA